In Kutzneria kofuensis, the DNA window CGCACAGGGTGCTGGCCGGTGCGGGTGGCCTTGTAGTTGGTGTCGATCTCCACCAGTTCGCGCTCGCCGTGGCTGTCGGCGTAGTAGACGTCCTCGCCGTCGGGCTCCGTGTCGGACGCCTGCACGCTGATCGTGCTGACGGTGACGGTGTTCGGCCAGTCGTCGGGGCTGCCGGTGGTCCAGCCCTCCAGCGATGCGGTGAACGGCAGGATCGGTTGAGCAGAGGGCGTGGTCGGGTCGAACGGGTTCATGACGTGGGCTCCCTTGCGCGACCCTGCGGTCAGGGCTCGCCGTCGGCGGCTGGTCGTCTAGCTCGCTGCTGGGTGGTCGGTCTGCGGGTCGCTGAGGTAGGCGTTGACCCGGCGGAAGTCGGTGTGCAGGGTCCGGGCGATCTCGGCCCTGGTGCTGCCGGTGGCGTGCATGCGGCGGGCGGTGTCGCGCTTGTCGGCGTCGCGCAGCTGAGCGCGGCTTGGCAGGTTCCGGTCGCGGCGAAGCTTGCGGCGCTCCCGTTCGGACAGTCCTCCCCAGACGCCGTGGCGCTCGTCGTGGGACAGGGCGTAGGCCAGGCACTCCGGCTTCACGTCGCAGCCCTGGCAGATCCGCTTGGCGTCGCGGGTGGGTCCGCCCTTGGCCGGGAAGAACGCCTCGGGATCGGTCTGGGCACACAGCCCGCGGGCCATGAACTCGTCGCCGCTCATGGCCGATCCTCGGCGGGTGCGGTGTCCTGCTCGAACGCGTCCCGGTCAGTCACGCCCCACAGCTCGATGTCCACGCCGTCGACCAGGCCGTGGTAGGTGTCGGTGCCGGCAACCGCCAGCGAGTGGGCGGTGAGACCAAGCAGGTCGGCCCACGCCTCCAGCGCCTCGGCCGCCTCGTCGTCGGAGTACTCGGCGCCGGCTTGCCCGCTGATGTGCCAGTCCTCCAGTCGGATCGACCAGGTCAGCGGGGCGCATCCGGCCGCCTGGCCGAGCTGGTTGAGCTGTGCGGTGATGCCCGCGATCATGCCGGCGTGGATCGCCTCGGTGACGCGGCTGTGAATCCTGCTCATGACATGCCTCCCCTGAGGGCCTTGGGCTGGCCGCCCCCGCGCGGGAGGCGGCCGGCCCGGGTGCGGGTCAGTACTCGTGGTCGAAGTCGCGGATGAGCTGGACGGCGAACAGCAGCCCGGCGCGGAAGTCCTCGCTCACACCGTCGGCGGCGAACCGGTCGCGCAGCTGCTGAGCCCGAGGGTCGGTCGCCGTGGCGAGGTCCTCAACGATGTGCTCGTCGGCGCTGCTGGTCGGGAACCACCCCGACTGCCGGGACTCAGCGAGGTAGTGGGCCTGGATGCCGTAGGCCAGGTACTCGCGGGTGTCGGTCACGACCTGCGACTCGAACTCGATCAGCGCCTTGTCCTCGATCGTCGCCACGGTGCCGGCTCCCTTCGCGGTCAGTGCCTGCTGGTGGTGTTCGGCTGAACGGTCAGGTGGCCGGCGGTGAACGCGGCAGCGATGGGCATCACGCTCGTGACCTCGACGGCGCGGGGCCGGGCCGCGGCGAGCACCAGCACACCGTCGGGGGTGTCCAGCGCCTCGGCCACGGCTTGCCTGGCGACGTGCTGGGCGTCGCGTTCGTCCAGTCCTTCAGCGATCACGAACACCGTCAGCGCGACCTGGTAGCGGCTGATCTCCTTGTTTTGGGCCATCTCTCGTGCCTCCCGTGTGGACGGTGGTTCCGCCTGGGTCGGGGTGGTTGTTCGTGGCCCGATAGGCGGGGCGACGGCTGTGCCCGTCGCCCTTAAAGGCGCCGCGCGCGGCCCGAGAGGCTCGCCGTCAAGGGATCAGGCCGAAAGATCTTGGACGCACGCTTTTCGCGGCCAAGATGTTTTGGACCCCTTGACGGGGAGACGGGCCGTGCTAAGCCGGGCCACGAAAAGAACAGGGCCGACCGAAGGGAGGCACCTTCATCCCTTCACATGGCCGGCGCGGCCTTGAGCGCGAACCCACCCCCGCGCGTGACGCGAGATGGCTAGTCCCCGGGCTGATACTCGGTCGATGACGTCGTGGTGGAAGCCGGTGACACCGGAGTGGGTCAAGCCAACCAAGGCGCAGGTCGACGACCTGCACTGGTTGTCGTACCGCGTGTTCCGTGAGCAGGACACCCCGGCGACCGCGGGCATCGTCGCCACCCTGGCGTGGGTGCGCGGCGGGCGGCCCGCGCCGATCACCGAGCGGGACACCCAGCCGGTGTCCGCTGGCGCGGCCCAGTTCGAGCAGTGGGCCGCCGTCGCGGTGATGGATCCCGACGGCCCCTGCCCACCCCTGGAGCTGCTCGCCGCCCAGTCCGGCGTGCCCTACCTGCCGCCGCAAGCGACCAACCCCAAGTGGGCCCACAGCACGTGGCGGACGCTGCTGTGGCTGGCCGGCGCCACCAACGCCGCATCCCCGATCCCGGTGCCGCGCCGGCATCCGGACGGCACGGCCCTGACCGAAGACGACTTCCTCCGCGAGTTGCTGGCCGACCCGCGCTGCTCGCTGCCCGAGGCCCGTGCCCAAGCCCGAATCGACGCGGCCGCCCACGCCCAGCGCAACCGTGGCCTGGTCGCCCTGATCGACCAGACCCAGCGCGAGCTCGGCGCGCAGGCCGGCCCAACAGAACAGCTCTACACCTACCGGCCCAACCGGCACTGACGTCCACACCGCCCGCTGACGGGCGATCCCCCGGCTACCCACGGCGCGCCGCCATGTCCAGGGTCGGCTCGTCCTCCACCGCCCGCTGCGCCGCGGCGTCCAGCTCGGCGGTCTGGTCGTCGGCGTGCCAGCGGGTGACCTGCTCGGTGTAGGCGTCCTCGGCGGCACGCTCGTGGTCGTCGGCCTGGCGGGCCGCGATCTCCGCCAGGGCCCGCTGCGCCTGCGTGATCGCGTGCGCGGTCTCCTCCGCGCTGGGCACCCGGACCGTGTCCTCCTTGATCGGGGCTGGCTCGGTCGCGGCGATCTCCCGCAGGTCCGGCACGCCCGTCTCGGCCGCATCCTCGTTCGGGACCGGCTCGACCGCGGCCAGGTCCTCGGCGCGCTCGGCCGTGACGTCGGCCAGGTCGTGCTCGTCGGTGACCTCGCGGTGCGGGTCCTCGGCCGACATCGCCTCGTGGTGGGCCGCCAGCCACTCCTCAGCCGTCACGAACTCGTCGACGTGCCCGGACTCGGCGTGCCGCGCGGACAGCTCCGCCTGCGCCCGGTCCTTCGCGGCGCGCGTCTCGGCGGTGTGCGCCAGCCACTGCGCCCGCGCGTAGTCGACCTCGGCCAGCTGCGCGGCGCGCTGCTCCAGCGCCTCGGCCAGTGCCTCCGCCTCGGCGGCCTCCCGCTCCACCTGCTCGCGCTGCTGCTCGTCCTCGATGCCGGCGGCCTCGGCGTGGCGCAGCGCGGCCTGCTGCCGCTGCTGGGCGATGGCCTGGCGGGTGCCGGCCAGCTCGTTGGCCACATACCGCGGGGCCCACGCCTCCTCCCGCGCGTGGGCACGGATCCGCAGCCGCAGCTGGCCGTCGCTCATCTCCAGCTCGTCCCTGTCGGCCTCCGGCCGGCCCAACGCGCGCCAGGCCGCGCGCCACGACGCGTACGCCTCAACCTGGCCCGGCTTGGGTGCCGGGCCCAACGCGTCGGCCGGGTCGTCGTGCCCGACCAGCTCCCGGTGCGTGGCCACCGTCGCCGCCTTGCTCGTCCACACCGCGCGCTCGCGCGGGTCCTCCGGCAGCGGGCCGAACGCCTCCACCGCCCACTGCGGCGGCTGCGCAGCAGCCTGGTTGCCCAACTCGACACGGCGGGCGTCGGCCGCGGCGGCGAGGGTGTCCACGTAGCGCTGCCATTCCGGGTCCTCCACCTTCGGAGCCCAGTCGGCGAACCGATTCCCGCGCGGGTCCAGCGTCACCGCCGCGGTGATCCGGTGGTGGATCACGTGCGTGAGCTGCCGGGCCCCGTCCAGCGACCGCTCGGTGACCGCGTCGGCCAGCACTCGGCGCGGGTCGTGCCCGGCCAGCTCGGCGCGACGCAGCAGGCGGCCCAGCGCGGGTCCGCTGTCCTCGGCGGCCAGCCGGGCCCGGTCCTCCTGCGACAGGTGGCCCTCGTCGACCAGCTCGTCCAGCCACCGCACGGTCCGATCGGCAGTCGCCAGCTCACTGGCGTAGGCCAGCAACTCCGCCGGTGTCCGAATGTTGCCGGCTTCCCTTGTGGACTCCACAGCGGTGGCCAACGCCGACTGCTCCGGCGCGGCCGCCTCCAACGTCGCGGCCAACACCGCCTCCGGTGTCCGCCGCACCTCGTCCTTCGCTGAGCCGTCCGCCTCGTCAGCGGGGCGGGTCACGGTGGTGACGTGCGCGGTGTTGCCGTGCCGGCCGCGGCTCATCCCCACATACAGCGCGCTCGCGGCCGTGCCCGCGGTGACCACCGTGTGGCAGGTGTCCACCGTCATGCCCTGCGCCGAGTGCACGGTGGAGGCGTAGCCCAGGGTGAGGTGCTCGGCCACGTAGGAGGCGGGCAGCGTCATCCGGTCGCCGAGTTGCTCGCCGGCCGGGCCGCGCCCGAGCAGGCGCGCGACGACCATGCTTCCGTCCTCCCGGGTCTCCACCACGCGGTACTGCTCGCGGTTGATCGGGCCGCGCCGGTTGCCGGCGTAGCCGGCCAGATGCCAGCCGTTGCGGCGGGCCTGCACCAGGTCACCGACCCCGGCGTAGGTGCCTTGGGCGGCCAGCGGCACCCCGGTTTCGGTGACCTTGCCCAGGCGTACCAGCTCGGCGCGGATGCTCGCCGACAGTCGGGCGGCCTGCTCGTTGCTGTCGACGATCAGCAGCGAGTGGCGGCCGCCCAAGGTGTCCGCGAGCCACGCGCGGGTCGCGGAGGCTTCGGCGTCCTCGGTGCTGCCGCCATCGATCAGACGGCCCTGCTTGTGGTATCGCTTCAACACGGTGGCGTCCCCGGAGCGCAGCCGCAAAGAAGCGATCCGCTCCCACCCGGCGGAGAACCGGCGGGCCTCTGCCAGCTCGTAGCTCGCGCCGGCTTGCGCCAACAGTTCCATGCCGCCGGCCGCGCCGACTGCGGCCAACTGCCGGTGGTCTCCGGTGAGCAGCAGCTTCGCGCCGGCGGTGGTGACGTGCCGGTGGATCACCGCGAGGTCGGCGGTGTTGGCCATCGCCGACTCGTCGACCACCACCAGGTCCCCGTTGCGCAACTGCCACTCGCGGTCCTGCTCGCTGGCGCGGCCTTGGCCGATGCGGTGCTGAACGCCCAGCCACTGCGCGATGTTGCGGGCGGAGACTCCTTCCCCAGCCAGCACTTCGCTGGCGACCTGGCTGGACGCCAGGCCGATCACGCGCCGCTGCTGGCCGTCCCACAACGCGGGGTCCTGCCATGCCTTCGCGAGGGCACCGACCACGAAGGACTTCCCCGTCCCGGCCGGGCCGACCAGGCTCTCCACGTTCGCGCCGGACGTGAGCACGCCGCGCACCGCGGCCGCCTGGTCCACGCCGAGCTCGATCCCGGTCTCGGCCAACCCGGTGACGAACGCGTCCACCGAGACCGACGACAGCGCCGGCGCGTCCCGCTTCACGGTGGCGGCCAGCAGCGCCCGCTCGCTGCGCACGTGCGCGGCGGTGGCGTACAACTGCTGTCCAGGGGCCTGGAACGAGGACTGGCCGTTGGCCAGCCGCAACTCGCGCGGGATCACGTCATCGCCCGGGCGGTCGGCGTCCAACGCCACCGCCGACTTCAACGCCTCCATGGTCAGCCCGTCCAACAGCTCCGTGATCTGCCGCCCGGTGAGGGAACCCAGGTGGTCGGGCAGGGCGTCGCTGATCGCGCGGGTCAGGTCCGGCGCCGTCCAGGCGGCTTTCTTCGACTGCACGTCGGCCAACGCGGTCTCGATCACCGCGTCCCGCGACCAGCGCTGCGGCTCCCGCTGCTGCCCGGACTGGTTGAGCACCTGGCGGGCGACGCCCGCGAGGCCGCCGGCGACCTCGGCGCGCAACTCCCGGTCCCAGCGCTCCAGGCGCTGCTCGACGGTCTCCCCGTCGTGCGACTTCGCCTTGCGCGTGGCGAACGTGGCTTGGCGCTGCAACCGGTCCAGCTCCAGCGTGTTCGGGGCGCGCCCGAACTTCGTCTCGAAC includes these proteins:
- the mobF gene encoding MobF family relaxase translates to MLSIATGYSPKYLTEQVAAGRENYYTGAVADGEPPGRWHGAGAEALGLTGLVDEQDMTAVYERFIDPRDPAFKDPSKWTEASTLGHTGRKYLSEDELYNAALDAEPNASAERRAELRLDASKRARRNVPFLDATFSVQKSVTVLHAAFEAQEVRAGNAARQAAELADADPDQAEVWQRRRADAERAVQSWAAHKQAVEDAIWAGNRAALDYLAEHAGYVRIGHHGGAAGRFADAHDWVVASFFQHDSREHDPQLHIHNAILNRVQGPDGVWRTLDSKGIHKFRGAAAAVGERTMEEHLTRALGVQFATRPDGKAREVVGVAPEVMELFSSRRRAITRRTAELVQAFETKFGRAPNTLELDRLQRQATFATRKAKSHDGETVEQRLERWDRELRAEVAGGLAGVARQVLNQSGQQREPQRWSRDAVIETALADVQSKKAAWTAPDLTRAISDALPDHLGSLTGRQITELLDGLTMEALKSAVALDADRPGDDVIPRELRLANGQSSFQAPGQQLYATAAHVRSERALLAATVKRDAPALSSVSVDAFVTGLAETGIELGVDQAAAVRGVLTSGANVESLVGPAGTGKSFVVGALAKAWQDPALWDGQQRRVIGLASSQVASEVLAGEGVSARNIAQWLGVQHRIGQGRASEQDREWQLRNGDLVVVDESAMANTADLAVIHRHVTTAGAKLLLTGDHRQLAAVGAAGGMELLAQAGASYELAEARRFSAGWERIASLRLRSGDATVLKRYHKQGRLIDGGSTEDAEASATRAWLADTLGGRHSLLIVDSNEQAARLSASIRAELVRLGKVTETGVPLAAQGTYAGVGDLVQARRNGWHLAGYAGNRRGPINREQYRVVETREDGSMVVARLLGRGPAGEQLGDRMTLPASYVAEHLTLGYASTVHSAQGMTVDTCHTVVTAGTAASALYVGMSRGRHGNTAHVTTVTRPADEADGSAKDEVRRTPEAVLAATLEAAAPEQSALATAVESTREAGNIRTPAELLAYASELATADRTVRWLDELVDEGHLSQEDRARLAAEDSGPALGRLLRRAELAGHDPRRVLADAVTERSLDGARQLTHVIHHRITAAVTLDPRGNRFADWAPKVEDPEWQRYVDTLAAAADARRVELGNQAAAQPPQWAVEAFGPLPEDPRERAVWTSKAATVATHRELVGHDDPADALGPAPKPGQVEAYASWRAAWRALGRPEADRDELEMSDGQLRLRIRAHAREEAWAPRYVANELAGTRQAIAQQRQQAALRHAEAAGIEDEQQREQVEREAAEAEALAEALEQRAAQLAEVDYARAQWLAHTAETRAAKDRAQAELSARHAESGHVDEFVTAEEWLAAHHEAMSAEDPHREVTDEHDLADVTAERAEDLAAVEPVPNEDAAETGVPDLREIAATEPAPIKEDTVRVPSAEETAHAITQAQRALAEIAARQADDHERAAEDAYTEQVTRWHADDQTAELDAAAQRAVEDEPTLDMAARRG